ACCAATAGAGAAGAGTGTCACGTATTATGGAAATGTAATATTAAAtgacaaagaaaggcaaaaagtttaaaaaatgataaaggaaatactataacattaaatgtaatttggaaatattaatatcaacagagagaaatagagaaaagtttGTTTATACACTTAATTTATGATGGACATAGATGGGAGAACCAGTCTGAGATTGACTAACCAAAAGATGGGCTCTACATTTGAGTAGATATTCAAGAGTAAAATTCATACAGTGTTAGCATCACAATGAGCCTTTAACTCCACCCTCTAACCTGAATGATTTTCATCATCTCCAACACAGTTTTCTCAACTGTGCTCCCTGTTAAAGACTTATAAACACTGTGACACCAAGACTAAGGATTCAGCCATCAGAACCCCACACAAACCCTTAACACCCATCTCAGCTGATTTGCCTCTTTATCAATTTATTTCCCATTCCACATTTTCATGGTTTTCCTTCCTGTACAAAGTTCACTCCAGGGCACTTTCACCCTGTGACTTGGCCATCCTTTCATCTCGGGGAAATACCTCCTTCCTCAACTTCTGCGTTCTACCGGGAAGATCTCTGCACTTTTCCGCCCAGATTTACAGACAGAGATACCATTTTGGATTTTATACACACCATGCAGACAGGAACTCAGCTGTTTAGAATCTCCTGTCCACAATGGTCAGGTGAACAGGAGGGGAGGACAGACAGACATCAGGCCCCAGGGCAAGAAGGAGGTTCTGGAGAGCAGGAGAGGGAGAAGCTGAGCTGCTCACCTGGTTGCAGACAGGCTTGTACTTGAGCCCCGGCTTGTTCAGGATCTTCTCCAGCTGCTTGTGGTTGAAGTTGGACACCCCGATGGATTTGGCCAGCCCTGCGTCCTTGCACTtctccagggcctgggagggaggggtggtGAACAATTACATGGAATGATAGAGCAAGAATAAATGCTGAAAAACATCAGTAATCACTGTCATCCATCAAGAATTGCATTGATTatcaagaaggaaagagaggaagaagacatgatataaaaagaaatattgtttGCTCCTTGAACCCTGGAGAAGACATATCATATGGAAGGAAAGAGATGCCTGTCTGCACTGTCCCATATTCTCCTCCTCCATTCCTCTCTGTAAACATTACAGCAATGGCTTCCTCCCCACAAACCCAGCATCCCAGCCCTTAGATTCATGAACTGCTGAGTCTGATGGTCCACGGCACATTCTCACAGGtggaaaaaatgaaggaagtTCCCActctcctggctcctccccaGTCTCTCTACTCCTCATACTCACCTCCCATGTGAGACAGAAATCCACTGAGTCAGCTATCagttttccattttcatcttttGGATATAATTCCTCCCCTGGCTAGAATAGAAGCAGTCATTTTAGAGATGTCACAAAATAATTTCTCCACATTTAGCAAGGCTGCCTGgcaccagggattaaacctccATGAGgtaagtttaaaattttccagatactagaaaatatttgcaaaatgattTGTGTATATAGCCAATGTCTTTAGGAGAGAGACTTATTCTAATctcttatatttaatatatgttgtaATAAGTACAATTTTTCTAGGTCCTAAAAGGGACTTCCTGTGACTTCTGTGAATTTTGTCTGTTCTTGTACTTGCCTGCTTCCAAATGCCTCTATGAGATGGGAATGGCAGTAAGTTACATGACTTTATTTCCAGAATAAAATTTGCTATCTTGACCTGGTCTAGATAATCAGACTCTCTTTTCCCTCTGAGAATCAGGTGCCCTAGGACAGGCACATGAACCAGCAGAGATCTCATTAGGTTGATATGGAATGTGGAAGACCCAGACATGTTCTCATATGTTCATGACCATGAGCCTTGAGCTGCCCCAAGGTCAAATTTCCCACCAATGGAAAATGttcagtaaaaataaagtaaaccATGAGTAGTGCCCTTATAAGGAATAAGAAAAGGAGACACATCTATAGAGTACTGCCACCATCATTTCTGTCTGTGGCTGGAACTTGCCATCTGTGTAGACCACTAAGCTATTTTGCATTGGATGGTTTGAGTTGATTTCTGTGACTTGAAATCAAGTGTTCTAAGTAAACCTTTATTAATGGATAAGTGCAGTCTACAAACCTCATCTGAAGACCAGGGACAGTGCAGGAAAGTTATCCCAAGTCCCTGTATAGGTACAAGGATCAGATGCACTCAGAAGGAGCACCACCAAATATGCTCAACTTGAAAGGGTGAAAGACAAGAGAAACTCATCATGTTCAATGTAAGGCAGTGTCATGCTCACCACGGCTGCACCAAACTCTTGGTTCATGAAATCCCCAGACACTCAGGAGTCATAACAAGGACTGTGTGCAGAACTCACCTAGTTCTATTTCCTCAAGTTTTTCTGGCAGAGAGTCTCAGATTATTAACTCCTTTCTCTGGAAGGTATGTAAGGGATTCAAAGAAACTCAGTAAAAAGATGATCACAAATGATTATTTGGAGGATTCTACTCTAGTGTAATCATCCCTTCAACCTACtaagaaaaatcttaatttaaCCATCCATGCGAGTTGATGCACATTCTAACACAAGATGTAACACTGATGTGATCACACGAATTTCTAACCTTCAGAGCCAGCGGATAATGCATAATATAGAGATCGACATAGTCCAGTTGAAGACTTTTCAGTGACTTTTCCAAGGCTGGTCGGACCAACTCTGGTCGAAAGGATGTGCACCAAAGCTGCAGAGGTTAAAGAATAAAAGTTGTATTAAGAATACTTTAGGTAACTTATTTGGCTTTACTGCAAGGCTTGTCTGATAttacttccccaaccaaggatcaaatcagGGCACATGGCATTAAAGTATCAAGTCTTAagcattgaaccaccagggaactctaaTACTTTAGGAATTTACCAATAAGCATAGTTCACCAAGCAACTCTTCACAAAAGGATCCTATTATATAATTGTCACCTGGGCACAATCacttgcacacatgtgcacacacacaacacacacagtaCCTTTGAAGTGCAGAATATGTCTTCTCTCTTCACAGTGCCATCTGCCATCTTGCTTCGAATGGCCTGACCTATCTGCTCTTCATTTTGGTAAGCATGAGCACAGTCAATATGGCGGAACCCAACCTCTATAGCAAATGGGGTGAATTCCAGAGCATCCCTCTTAGCAACCTACATAAGCAACAAAGGGAGAAGTTGGATATCCACATGATTAAGAgattgctatgcaaaagctttcaTCTTCCCAACATCAACTTTTCTTTGTGCCTTTGGTTAGTTCTGTATGTGTGGTGATGAAGGCTTGAAGATTTCCCTGAATATTCCTGGTGAGTGATTTAGTGGACACCCAGGAACCATTCATCTTGAAGTGATCATGGTTGATTATGGGCATCAGAGACCTCAAGACCACCTGCAGGTTCACTGATTCGCTGGTAGAACCGAAAGGACTCAGGATAACATTGCAGTCAGGATAGGATTTATACTGTGAGATCTTTGAAGATAATTCAATAAAGGTGTAAAGTGCCTGGTAAAAGCATCAAGAAACAAGGTAATTGCTTCTAAGACCTCTGTCTACCAGTGAGGCCACAAAGAATACACCACATAAAAACTGTATGCAATCAAGGTGTACAAAGAGATGTTCTCATATAAGTCGCTGtttttgttcattcactcagtcctgttcaattctttctgaccccatggactgcagcactccaggtttccccaTATTTCattatctcctgcagtttgctcaaactcatgtctgttgtatcaatgatgccacccagctatctcaccctctgttgcctccttcttctcgtgccttcagtcttttccagaatcagggtcttttccaataagttggctctttgtattgtgtggccaaagtattggagcttcagcttcagcatcagtccttccaaggaatactcagggttgatttcctttaggactgactggtttgatctccttgctgtccaaggcattctcaagacttctcaaacaccacagttcaaaagcatcaattcttccgtgcatagccttttatggtccaactctcacatccatacataacgaatggaaaaaccatggctttgactatgtggacctttgtccaCAAGCCAATGTCTCTGCTTAAGACGATGTCTAGGTTTCtcgtagcttttcttctgaggagcaattatcttttaatttcctggctacaGTCACCGTCTACAATgatttgaagtccaagaaaataaagtctgccactgttcccatttctcccccatttatttgccataaagcgATGGGACTGAATGACATGATCTTAGGATTTGAATGTtcaattttaagtcagcttttcactccctctttcaccttcatcaagagattctctagctcctcttcctttctgccattagggtggtgtcatctccattctgaagttattgatctttctcccggtTTGAGCTTCATTCAAGCTTGAACTTCAATCAGTTACCATTTCCCATGATTATTCTTACCAATGTAAGTATCCACTCTTAATGAATTACCAAAATCAACCTAGGTAACAGTTCCATCACCTCACACACCTAATTTTTTTGGGTGTTTgtaatattgtcaccctgcttatttaacttacacacagaggacatcatgagaaatgctgggctggaaaaagcacaagctgaaatcaagattgccgggagaaatatcaataacctcagatatgcagatgacaccacccttatggcagaaagtaaagaggaactaaaaagcctcttgatgaaagttaaagaggagagtgaaaaagttggcttaaagctcaacattcagaaaatggagatcatggcatctggtcctatcacttcatgggaaatagatggggaaacagtggaaacagtgtcagactttattttttggggctccaaaatcactgcagatggtgattgcagccatgaaattaaaagacacttactccttggaaggaaagttatgaccaacctagatagcatattcaaaagcagagacattactttgccaacaaaggtccatctagtcaaggctatggtttttcctgtggtcatgtatggatgtgagagttggactgtgaagaaagctgagcactgaaaaattgatgcttttgaactgcggtgttggagaagactcctgagagtcccttggactgcaaggagatccaaccagtccattctaaaggagatcagccctgggatttctttggaaggaatgatgctaaagctgaaactccagtactttggccacctcatgcaaagagttgactcattgggaaagactctgatgctgggagggattgggggcagcaggagaaggggacgatggaggatgagatggctggatggcatcaccaactctatggatgtgagtttcagtgaactccgggagttggtgatggacagggaggcctggcatgctgcgattcatggggttgcaaagagtcggacacgactgagcaactgaactgaactgaagaagacatAAGATCTAGTCTACAAAATTAAAGATTTATCCCATCATTTTTAACTATAGTCACAGTGCTTTACATCAGGTCTCCATGattattcatcttataattgaTGGTCTGTACCCTTGACCAACAACTTACCATTTTTCCCAGGCTTGACACCAGCTTCTGGTCACCACACCtctattctctgcttctatgagttctACTTTTTAAGATTCTAGCTACAAGgagattatacagtatttgtctttctatttctggcttgtttcacttgctTTAATATTCTCACCATCCATCTGTGCAGTTGCAAATAGCAGGATTAATGTcattttaatgctgaataatattccatttctttttatatgattCAGAATCTTTCCCATTTCAaagtgttaaagtgttagtcattcagtcatgtccaactctttgtgaccacatggactgtcgcccatcaggctcctctgtccacgggattctctgcaagaatactggggtgggttgccatttccttttccaggggatcttcctgacccagggatcgaactcagatcccccacattgcaggcagattctttaacatttgaactacccggggaagcccaagaaaacattACAAAACCTGGCCTGTAAGGTAGTAACTTTTACCCTCAAATGACAGTATATTTTCTCTGAGAATGAATTTCCaagcagaaacaaaaatatgaGGCAAAACACAGCTGGAGTGTTTCTTGCCTGCCATCTAGAAGGCACCCCACAGTATCAAAGAAATTCATTCCCATTATTTTTCATTCAACTCATCTACAGCACCTCCCACCTCAAATACTTCTCTGTGTCATGGCTTTTTGGAAGGAGGAAAGAGTTCTGGAATTAATTAAATATACAGATAAACCTCACCATTGCAATCACCTTCAAAGCAAAGCAGCTGACACTATTCTTGACAGCTGAGTCTCACCTCTTCTGCCAATCTGGGAAAGAGATAGAAACTGGAAGGAAACCCAGAGTCATCTGCAGGTGAGCACAGCTTGAGACCATGATGCAGAGTAAAGGCTGAATGCTTTCTCCTCTTTCAGAGGAAATGGTTCTAGCCTGGTTGGTGGAACCACATGACCCTCCCAGAGTCACACAGGAGCTCAGTGCTTGACAACCCAAGTCCCTTCTGCTTGTGTCACATCCACTACTATTTATATCTCAACCCACAACCAGTACTGTTACCTCTTGAGGTGCATAGGTTCCAAATCCCAGGACAGGAATGAAGTGGCCATCATTAAGCTTCACCTTCTGGCCTTTGGGATCCATTGTCTGTTGCTCCTCTGAGTAAGCAGactgggatttttttcttctcccttcaaATGTTATAAATAACAAGAACATCACACCCTAGCTGCACTGTCCAGTGTTAGCAGAGACACTGTAGGAGAAGCATGATTAAACTAGTACCCATGGAGTCAGAGATGATTGAACACAGTTAACTTGTTTGATTCTTTTTATCAACATAACCTCACATATTATACAATGATGAGATTGGGTGAGCAATTATTGACTATTTGTTAGACTAGAAACTTccaacaaaaatcttttttaattttctattatgaAGCCCAATCTCAATCAAACATCAATTGAAAAAACTACCTtacagtaaacacacacacatacacacaaatcacACAATCTGAAAGTGTTTAatagcatttttcaaaatgttaccCCTTAATAAAGAATCAAAACTTCAAGTGAAAATAAATTTCCCCTTTTACATTTCCCGCAGCAAAATTATTATGCTTTACAGACCTGACTGGTGAAACCCTgaacagaaaatggaaatgagacATTTTGGCAAAGTGCTTATTGGAAGTTAATTATTAATAGCCTTAGGATACCATGTACAGTGTTCAAAGAGACTTTGAGTGTTGATCCCTTGTAGCTAGTTATATAACTTTTAGGGTACTCTCATAATGTCActgatacatattttacataatttactAACTGCTCCACATCATTCATAAATGAAAAAcctataaacaaattaaaatgcaaCAAATCTGGAAAGAGTAACAGAAAATATGATGCACTGATGCGTAAGAACGTTGTGAAGACAAAATTTAACATGTACAATGATGTTGGCAAAATGGTGAGGTGGGAGGACTGAACTCTCCCAtggaaagacaagaaaagaaagagaaatcaccTGAAAACTTCATAGGAGTCTGGAAAACAGTCAAACACAGATCGACAGCAACAAAGTGAACAGCCAATTAGGAAAAATCAAGAACAGAGTGGAAGGAAATTTCATCGTGTATTACTCACCTGTACCCTCCTCCTGCCTGGGGCAGTGCAACCTTGATGAGCTCCCAGTTGCTCCCTTAATCTAGAGTGATAACAGAAAACCTTATGTGCGGTATTCCAACCTACTTGGGGGCTGTCTGGGGACTAGTGTCTGTTCCACTTAACTCTAAGCTTAAACTGAAGAGCTCCTGGAATGCCTATTGCAGCTGCAggggaactatatatatatatatgtttgtgtgtatatatacatacatacggAGCCAAGGACAAAGGTATAAGGGTGGAGACATAGACTAGACCATGTATTAAAAGGCCCTGAATAGAATGGGGGTGTGGCTTTGGGGGACATAGTGCATTCAAAAACAGTCATAAATTCACCAGAATCAGATGGCCAGTCTCGGCCAGGTAAGATGCTGACTCAGAAATGAACTAAGCCACCCATAGCTTTCCTGTTGGGCTGATCCCAGGACTAGGACCATGACGAGCCAACTAGTAAAAGTCATGACAAGGAACAAATCTACCAAGAGTGAGATTTTCCCTGTTCTTTCAAGTACCAaactgaatgcacacacacagaaacacacagaggaacacacatacagaaacacaaacacacagaggaaCACACATACaggaatatacacacacacaggaacacacacacacaggaacacacacacacaaagggacaCACATATaggaacacatacacacacaggaacacacacacatctggacAGGGCAGGGCGGCCATCACAGAGGGCCCcaaggagcaggggctggggctcTGACGGTGTGTCAGTGCTGCACCACATGCACAGCTGCCCGCACCAGGGGCTGCTCCTGCACACCTTCCTCTGGCTCCTCCACCCGctagggcaaaggtgcagtgcaggggatggggGTGCACACTTACAGGGGGTGCACACTTACAAGGAGTGGAACCAGTCTGGACCCAACCCTCAGAGTTCTGCTCCAGCGTCTTGGAACTCGCCTGGCCCAGTAGGGTGGAGACAGCCACCGAGCACAGAAGCCTTTGCTCACACTGGGCTCTGGCTCTAGCCTGCCCTTCTCCTTCCCATCAAGGTGACAGTTGCCAGCACGCCCTGGGAAGGGGTGACCTCTGACCAGCTCAGCTCCAGCTCTGCCCCAAAGCCTTGTGCACACAGACTGCACAGGGACGGGTCCACACAAGGGCAGCCCCACAAAACCAGGACAGGTAACTTTTTCACATAACTTAATAGAAAAGGAGGAAGCtaagcaaaatgagaagagagaggaatTTGTGTCAAAtgaaacaattaaaagaaaacttgaaaggaTCAGATATTGAGGTAGAGAttaataatttacaaaaataatttaccAGAATACAGAATCATAAGAAAAATGCTACATTAACTAGGGAATAGAACATACTAACATTCACAGTGTAGGGGttccagaagcagaagagatggagaagagaGCCGAAAATGTAGGTGTTATGAAATTGTGGCCAAAAATTTCCTTTaacctgggactttcctggtgatccagtggtgaggactctgtgtttccactgcaggggcatggtTCTGAACCTGGTCTGGGAATGATCTTGTAAAGCTGATTAAAATCTTGAGAGGCAAGATATTCTTGGTTTACCTGGTAACCCTAGTATAATGACAAAGTCCTTACATGTGTGACCTGGGAGGGTTGTATTTGAAGAGAAGGTGGGGAGATACGATCATTAGATAAAAGATTCTAAGATGCTGTAGTCTGTCTTTGAAGATCTCAGTAGAGTCTACAAGATGAAGACAGAAGAGTTCTCTTGTTCAGTttctccgttgtgtccaactctttgcctaccccatggactgcaacacactgccggggtccagccccggtggatccagggaatttgaagcggggacggcgtcggcgaggatcaggaaacaactgcttaattaaacgttaattaaggatataaggGTGGTTAattaaggatagctcagtgagaaaatttagtgaagaaaagaggctgaataacttggtttacgtggaaagctaataaaattccaaaataaggaatttgcatcacctacgtaggccgcaggcatcctccagttctcccgaaggagaggagacactaaggcctccccagtcagatcttagaagcccaggcaaaattagtaggcttgacgagcctccatgccccagatggaaattcagccagaaggtgagagaaagaaagacatggggagaccaagttttggtgaacaaaagggcgcactttattttccaaagtagttttataccttaagttgtgcatagaggataatgggggaaggggtagagtcatgcaaggacagcagtccttgatcctaatcgaagccaggctttcaaacttatcatatgcagaagtttaggtgatttacatcatcttctggccaagaggcctgttaacattttaagatcctttcttcagaaaacttatttttctctaaaggtgattattctaaagtcaggcgccaccctccaaaagcattagattaAGTTGCACtataataagaaaagaattaactcaagggtccaaggttacaagcattaaagctactacttacttttctatacaccaattataCCAATCAatatacactgccagggacacagtaggtaagggttatggagacttagcagcaaacattggcccaacaaatgaaaaacccttcaccaatacaatttctaatcaatcttttaactgctcaaaggaatctgtatttaaacagtttagaacatctcatgcctctcacagttgggaggctctgaaaatcacatgtggccggaaaaacctattcagacaggctagaggacttccaaaggaatTTGTAGGTtcaaacactcttgtcacacccaggaactttattaactggagctgtaagttaactcttttttcagagagagatggtgggggacagccccccataaagtcagaggtgcaggtgagagcacaaagcagaaagtaggcagactctggttttgggggtagatgctcgagaatttccaggggggactcctgaggcttgatcccgcatttgcgtatgccgagcctccttcttcatgacctttgccacgggcagagttcctcacgctggctcccggcaacacaccaggcttctctgtccttcactatctcccagagtttgctcagattcatgtccattgagtcagtgatgccatgtaaccatctcatcctctgtcctccccttctcctcttggcctcaatctttcccagcatcagggtctttttcaatgagttggttcttcacatcaggtggccaaaatattggcatttcagcttcagcatcagtccttccaattaatattcaggattgatttccttcaggattgactggtttgaaatcctggctgtccaaggggctctcaagagtcttctccagaatcacagtttgaaagtatcaattcctcAAGGCtgagccttctttacagtccaactctcacattcatatacgactactggaaatGCCATAGCTTTGACcctacagatctttgtcagcaaggtgatggctctgcttttaaacaggttatctagatttgtcatagtttttcttccaagaagcaagcatcttaatttaatggttacagtcaccatctccagtgattttggaggccaagaaaataaactctgtcactgtttccctttttttcttcatctatttgctgtgaagggctggaaccagataccatgatcttaatttttcaaatattgagaTTTAAGTCCgttatttctctctcctctttcacccccatcaagagactctttagttcctctttgctttctgccattaa
The Bos indicus x Bos taurus breed Angus x Brahman F1 hybrid chromosome 13, Bos_hybrid_MaternalHap_v2.0, whole genome shotgun sequence genome window above contains:
- the LOC113903414 gene encoding prostaglandin F synthase 1-like, producing MDPKGQKVKLNDGHFIPVLGFGTYAPQEVAKRDALEFTPFAIEVGFRHIDCAHAYQNEEQIGQAIRSKMADGTVKREDIFCTSKLWCTSFRPELVRPALEKSLKSLQLDYVDLYIMHYPLALKPGEELYPKDENGKLIADSVDFCLTWEALEKCKDAGLAKSIGVSNFNHKQLEKILNKPGLKYKPVCNQVECHPYLNQRKLLDFCKSHDIVLVAYSALGSQRVKGWVNPNHPVLLEDPVLSAIAQKHKKTAALVALRYQIQRGVVVLAKGNNKKWIKENMQVFDFELTPEDMKAVDGLNRNIRYCDFHPGVGHPEFPFSEEY